Genomic window (Streptomyces cadmiisoli):
CGAGCAGCCGGCCGCGTTCCAGGGGCTGGCCCAGCGCCTCGACCAGCGGATCGGGGCGTACGCCCACGCACCACACCAGCGTGCGGGACTCCACGAACTGCCCGTCGGTGAGCAGGACTCCCCCGTGCACGGCCTCCTTCACGGAGGTCCCCATCCGGACGTCCACGCCGCGCTGCCGCAGGACGCGGTCCGCGGTGCGGGAGAGCCGTTCGTCCAGCTCGGGCAGGACGCGCGGCGCGACGTCCAGCAGTATCCAGCGGGGCCGCATGCCCTGCCGCAGGGGGTGCTTGCGGACCTGCGCGTCGGTGAACATCTGCCCGTGCGCGGCGACCTCGGTGCCGGTGTAGCCGGCGCCGACGACCACGAAGGTGCAGCGCGCGGCGCAGCCGGCGGGGTTGCCCTCGGCGGCGGCGAGCTCCACCTGACGGGTCACGTGGTCGCGCAGATAGAGCGCCTCGGGCAGGCCGCGGAAGCCGTGCGCGCGCTCGGCGATGCCGGGGATCGGCAGCAGCTTGTTGACACTGCCGGCGGCCAGGACGAGGCGGTCGTACCCGAGGGTGCCGCCCCCGCCCTCCGGATCGGAGTAGTGGACCATGCGCCCGTCGAGGTCGATGCCGTCGGCCTCGCCGAGGACCAGGCGCACCCGGGGCAGCGTGTCGGTCAGGGAGACGGTGACCCGGCGCGGCTCCAGGATTCCGGCGGCGACCTGCGGCAGCAGGGGCAGATACAGAAAGTAGTCGGTCGGGTTCAGCAGGGTGACGTCAGCCCTGTCCCGGGCCAGGCGCGACAGGACGCGGGCGGTCCGGTAGCCGGCGAACCCGGCTCCGACGATCACGATGCGGGGTCGACTCACGGTTCGCCTCCCACGGGTGTGTCTCGTACGAGGTTCACCGCGTCCCCCTGGCCAGGGCGCCCAAACACGGCCGGTGGCGGCGCCGCCGGACGGCCTGCGACCGGACCCGGTACCGGACGGACGGGCGCGCGACCCCATGCCGTACGGGCGGACAGGCGGACCGGCGGACCGGCGGACCGGCGGACCGGCGGACGAGACGACCTGGTGCCGGACCGGCGGGGGCCCGCGGTGTCACTTCCCCGCGGGTCACTCCCGGTGACGCGCGTCCCCGGACGCGTCGCTCTCGGCGGGGGACGCCGGGCGCTGCGCGGGCGGGGCCGGCGGCGGGCCGCCGGCCGGCACACCGGTGGCCGTGGGGACACCGGGTGCGGTCGGCGGCTCGGGCGGGTATGCGCCGACGCCGGGTGCACCCTCCCGCCGCGTCGGGGCCGCGTCGCCGCCCGGGCCGTGCGCCGGACGTGCCGCGCCGCGCAGCAGGTGGGCGGCGATGCCGAGGATCACCGCGGTGATCAGCGCGGCGGCCCAGTCCGGCATCCCGGCGGCCAGGGCGAGGCCCACGGCCAGTGCCAGGGCCGCGCCCGCGTAGAGGGCGACGGCACCGGCCGCGGCGTACAGCGCGGCGGTGCGGCGCTGTTCGCGGGTCTGCCGACGCAGTTCGTCACGGATCGCCTCACGCGCGACCTGCGCCAGTTCGTCGGCCAGTCGCCTGTCCGGATGCTCACGCTGATCCAAGCGGTTCATCGGGTGCGGGTACCCGGCCGCCCGCCCGGGTAACGCCTCGGCGGCGCACGGACGGCCCATGGGCGGGCCGGGTCGTGGAGGTGGACGGGGGGCGGGCGGGCCGTGGACGTCAGACGGTGGGCGGGCGGGCCGGGTCGCGGGCGTCAGGTCGTGGGAGGGCGCATCCGGAAGTCGTGGCGCGCGGGCAGCGGTCCGCCGTCGAGCCGCTCCCACAGCCGGCCGATGGCCTCGTCGCCCTCCCGCAGGTCGGCGACCTCGAAGCCCGTGTCGAAGACGGCTCGGGCCTCCTCGCGCCGTCCCTCCGCGAGCAGCAGCGCCGCCTCCAGCAGCCGGAACCGGCCGCGTGCCCGGGTCACCGGGCGCAGCCGCTCCCACACGGCACGCGCGTCGGTGGTGCGCCCCACGGCGAGCAGCGCCTCGACCGCCTCCCGGCCCAGCGCCGCCGTGGCCGCGGTCCACAGCTCCCCGTCGTCGCGCCGCTCCCGGCACAGGTCGTCGAAGGCCTCCGCGTACCGGTCGGCGGCCCGTTCGTGGTGGCCGTGCTCCCGGTCCGCGACCGCCAGACAGCGCAGCAGCGGCCACTGGGACGGGGCGAGTTCCAGGGCACGCTCCCAACTGCGCACCGCCTGCGCCCGGTCACCGGCGTGCCACTGTGCGACGCCGAGGTGGTACTCGGCGAGCGGTGTCGCCGGCGCGGTCTCCAGCATGTCCCGCCAGTGCGGGGCGACCAGGGTGCAGCCGGGCGGGCGGACCCGGCGCGGTTCGGGGACGGAGCCGGCCCGCAGCAGGTGGAGCCAGGGTTCCTGCGCCTCGCCGAGGTCCGCCTCGGCGAAGGGGGTGCCCGGGAGCTTCCAGCCGGCCCGCAGCACTTCCAGCGCTCCCCAGCCCGAGCCGGCCGCGAGGATCTCGACCGGCTCGGCGTCGGCGTACGGCGTCCAGGCCCGGTGGGCCGCGTCGACCGTCTCGCGCGGCAGCAGCGCCTCGAGCCGTTCCCCGGCCTCGCGCAGCGCTGCGGACCACTCGCCGTCCGGCGGGGTGCTCAGCGGCCCGTACGCCTCCAGCCAGCTCACGTCGCTCTCCGCGTCCAGCCGTACGTGCTCCAACTGGGTGCGGGCGAGTCCGGCCTGGATCTCGCAGTAGCCGCCGGTGCCGGGTTCGGTGAGCCACTCCTGCCAGCGCCGGCCGCCGCGCCCCGAGCCCCAGACGAACAGCTTGCGGCCGCGCAGGACGTCGGTGGAGGTCTGCACCAGGCCGTGGCCGCCGCCGTCGAGGGCGGCGATCCACGGCCGTTGCCCCTCGGGCAGGTCGTAGAAGTAGTCGGCGGGGTGGGTGCTGTTCGGCGGGTAGGTCCGGTCGACGCCGTCGTACTCGGGGACCGGGACCCGGCGCAGCCGGCGCTCGTAGCCGAAGTGGAAGGCCTCGTGGGCCGGGGCGAGCACCCGGCAGTCCTCGGGTACGGCGATGTTGGACCACCAGTACGTCGGTACGGGCCGCTCGTGCGGGTTGCGGATCCGGACGCCGACGTACAGGAAGTCCGAGCCGTCCGGCAGCCACAGGTCGACCTGGAAGGGCAGGTCGCGCAGCCGTTCCCACTCCCACAGGCGCAGCATCTCGCCGCCGTCGGGGGCGGGGACGCGCGCGGCGTGCAGGGGTGAGCAGGACAGGGTGGTGTGCCCGGTCGCGCCGATGTTCCACTCCACGCCGCCGGAGAACCAGGCGCCGTTGAGCGCGAAGTTGGCGGGCTGGAACACCGGGTTGCGGTAGAGGAGTTCGCGGTCGGACGGCTTGTGCACGAGGGAGACGAGGCGTCCGCCCAGGCCGGGCAGGACGGTGGCGCGCAGCCGGTCGTTCTCGATCACGAGGGCTGGTGTCGTGCGGGGTGCGCGCCCGCGGTCGTAGCCGTCGCGCACCGGCACCGGCAGCAGGCTGCGCAGCGGCTCGTAGCCGACCTGCCGGGCCATGTCGCGCGGCAGGTCGTCGCGGTCGCGGTCGTCGATGCGGTGCACCTCGTCGAGCGGGCGCAGCGCGGGCAGGGGGTTGTCGGGTCCCGGATCGGCGGCGGGCAGGGTCACCGTGTCACGTCGGATCGTGGTCACGCTCCCCATGGAACCCGGCGACCGCCGCTCCGGCCAGGGGCGGTGCCGGTCAGGATTGCGCAAAGGCGTCCACGACGATGTCGGCGAGCAGTTCGCCCGCGGTGCCTTCGGGGTCCAGATCGGGGTCGTAGATGGTGACGTTGAGGCCGACGCAGTGCGGTGCGGCGAGCAACGGGCGCAGCAGTGCGACGAGTTCCTCGGGGAGCAGTCCGTCCGGGTCGGGGCTGTCGACGGCGGGCATCACGGACGGGTCGAGGACGTCGGCGTCCAGATGCACCCAGAAGCCGTTCAGTTGGGGGACGGCGAAGGCGTCGGCGGTGGCCCGGGCGAGGGTTTCCGCGCCCCACCGGCGGATCTCGCCGACCGTGACGACCGGGATCCTGAGGGCGGCGAGTTCGCGCACGTCGTCCTCGAAGCAGTCGCGGATGCCGAAGAGTCGCACGTCCTCGTCCCGCAGATAGGGTTCGAGCCCTTCGAGGTCCGTCAGGTCCGACTGCCCTCGTCCGGTGGCCAGCGCGAGTTCCTCGCCGCCCGCCGCGCCGACGTGGTCGGAGTTGCCCGGGTGGCGGAAGTCGTGCGAGGCGTCGACGGCCGCCAGCCCGTACCGTCCGATGCGGCGCAGCGCGAGGGAGGCGCCGAGCTGGATGGAGCAGTCGCCGCCGAGCACGACGGGGAAGTCCCCGGCGCGCACATGATGCTCGATCCGGTCGGCCAGTCTCGGGGTGTACGCGGCGATGGCGGCGGCGTTGAAGACGCCGTCGCCCGGCTGCCATTCCCCGCGGTCGTAGCGCGGCGGCACGACGACTCCGCCCTCCAGCGCGTTCAGCCGCTGCACGATCCGCCGTTCGCGCAGGGCGCCGGCGAGCTTGTAGCAGCCGGGCACCGTGCCGGGGGCGGGCGGGCGCAGGCCCAGGTTGGACGGGGCGTCGATCACGACTGTGTTCCGTGTGTGCCGCATGTTCCGCATCCTCGCCGACGGGGCGCCGGGTCTTCAACGGAAATGCGTCTGCCGCGCAAGGGCGGTCAGGGGCGCGGCGGGCGGCTCACCGGCGTGCCCGCATCTCGGTGGTGAGCGCCCAGCGTTCGTGGTCCCGCCAGGCCCCGTCGATGTAGAGCATGTCCGGCGAGAAGCCCTCCAGCCGGAATCCGCAGGCGCGGGCGAGGGCGATCGACGCGGTGTTGGCCGGCTGCACGTTGATCTCCAGCCGGTGCAGCCGCAGGGGTCCGAACGCGTGGTCCACGACCAGGGTCAGGCCCTCGCGCATCAGCCCGCGCCCGGCGGCGTGCGCGAAGGCGCCGTAGCCGAGCGCCCCGCTCTGGAAGGCGCCGCCGACGATGTTGTTGATGTTGATGAAGCCGGCCAGGGCTCCGGTGTCGCGGTCGCAGACCAGGAAGCCCGCCTTCGTCGGGTCCTGGATCAGCCGGTCGGCATAGCCGGCGTACGCCTCGACGCTCTCCGGGGGAAAGAGCCAGGGGCGGTGCAGCTCCCGGCTGCCGCGGGCGCACTCGGTGAACTCGGCGGCGTCGTCATGGGTGAAGTGGCGTATGCCCACGCGGGGGCCTTCGGCGAGATGGCGGGACACGGTGTGCGGCACCCGGCCACCCTACGACGGGCCCGGCTGCGGCGCCGCGCGAGTCACGCCGCCCCGAACAGCGCGCCCACCGGGCCGCGTGCCGAGCGGGGCCGCCCGCTCGCGGCCCGTTCCCGGCGCGGGCCTGCCGGGGTCAGTGCCGCACCACCGGCAACTCCAGCACCCCGGGGTTCCCCGGCGCGACGGACACCGTCACCGGCTTGACGCCGCGGTTGCCGAGGTACGCGCCGTCGCTCGCCGCGATCACGAAGCGCAGGCGGTGGCCCTTGCCGAAGCGGTGCACGATCCCCGGCAGGGTCACGGTGAACGGCTCGGTCACATCCGGTACGCGCACCGGCGCGATCAGCCGGTGGGCCAGGGTCGCGGTGCCGTCGGGGGCGACGTCGTACAGCTTGGCGAAGAGCACGAGCCGGTCGGCGGCGTCCCCCGAGCCCTGGGTCCGCTCGGCCGCCGGGGAGAGCACCTTCAGCGTGGCCAGCGGGGCGCCCACGACGTCGACGGCCCGCCCGAGGGGCTGGCTCGTCCAGCCCGCGTAGGTGCCCGCGGTGTCGTACGGCGCCGGGTCCGGCAGTCGGAGGACTCCGGTCACGGAGGTCTCCGAGTGACTGGTGGGGGTCGGCCGGTTGGTGTACGAGAGGCTGCCGCGTACCGCCTTCGCGCGGTGGTCGACGAGGGTGCCGTCGCCGGAGAGGTACAGCTTCAGGCCGGGTGCCGGGAGCCGTTCGGCCGTGGCGTACCGGCCGGCGGGATCGCGAACCCAGTCCCGGTAGTAGGCGAAGGCGGGTCCGGTGTCGACGTTCCTTCTGTGGAGGTGGCGGTCGAACCAGGCAAGGATCCGCCGGCCGACGTAACTGCTCTCCAGGTCGCCCCGGCGGAGATCGAGTTCGCCGGCCGCCGGATCGGTGACACCGCCGCTGTGCCCCCCGGCCTGCCAGATCATCTTCACCGGTGTGCCGTGGGCCCTGAGCGTCCGGTACGTCGCGGTGGCCTCGTTCAGGTTGAACAGGGTGTCGGCCTGTCCCTGGACGAGCAGGGTGGGCGCCTCGACCCGGTGGAGGTAGGACACGGGCGAGACCTTGCGGGCGTAGGACAGCAGCCCGGCGCTCCGGTCGGCGGGGTAGCGGCCGGAGTTCAGGGTGCGGATGGTGTCGCACGCGTCGCTGACGAAGTGCCGGCAGGTCAGGGAGCGGACGCGGGACGGGGCCAGGCTCGGCCCGAGCGGCGGCCGGCTCTCGCCGGCCAGGTAGAAGCCGTTGGTCCACTGCCATTTGAAGGCGCCGGGGAGGTCGCGGGCGCCCACGGCGTTGTTGGGGACGAGCGAGTACGCCAGGTCGTGCCAGGTGATCATGGGGACGAGCGCGTCGACGCGGTGGTCGACGGAGGCCGTGGCCAGCTGGATCGCCCCGCCGTAGGATCCGCCGATCATGCCGACGCGCGGGTCGCCGGGGCCGTCGAGGATGACGTGGTCGACGCCCGTGCCGTCGTCGGCGGTCCGCCGACCGGCCAGGAAGTCCAGCAGGTGGGCCGCGGCGCGGCCGTCGACGGCCGGGTCGTCGAGCGAGATGGGGCAGTCCGAGCTGCCGAAGCCGAGTCCGGAGTAGACGAGCCCGACGTAGCCGCGCCGGGCGAAGGCCTTGCCGATGGCGTCGGTGGAGCCGTCGTCCTTGCTGCCGCCGAAGCCGTTCGTCGCCAGGACGGCGGGGGCGGGGCGGGCGCTGTCCACGCCCGCGGGCCGGTAGAGGTCGGCGTCGATCGTGCAGGTGCGCCCGCCCGCCCGCACGGTGAACTTCAGCGCGGTGACGTCGTACTCGCCGTTCGCGGTGGCGGGAGCCGGGCCGGCGAGGGCGAGGGGGGCGGCCAGCACGGCGCCGAGGACGGCGGCGAGGACGGCACGGGGTCGGGGCGCGCGTCGGGACACATGGACCTCCAGGCTGAGGACAACCCGAGTACCGACCGGTCGGTACCGGCCGGGGTGTCATGGTGTGACACGTGTCAAACAAGGTCAAACACCATGACCGGGGTTTCCGCCGGGAAGTTGACCGATTTTCACAAAACCGGTCATCGGTTGTTCGACGCCGCGCCGGTCAGCGAAGGGCGGGCTCCGACAGGGTCAGCGTGCCCGCGTCGGCGTCGAGTTCGGCCGCGACACCGAACGGGATCGTCAGCGCCCCCTCGCCGTGCCCGAACCCGAACTCCTCGGCGACCGGGATCCCGAGGCCGCCGAGCCGGTCGGCGAGGACCGGGCGCAGCTTCTCGTACGGGCCGCAGTCGTGCCAGGAGCCGAGCGCGATCCCCTCGACACCGTCGAGCCATCCCGCGCGCAGGAGCTGGGTGAGGATCCGGTCGAGCCGGTAGGCCTCCTCACCGACGTCCTCGATCATCAGCAGACCGCCGCGCGCGCCGGGCCGGGCATGGGGTGTGCCGAGGTCGGCCGCGAGCAGGCTCACGCACCCGCCGAGGGTCACGCCCCGGGCCCGCCCGGGAACCAGCGCGGTGCCGCCGGAGGCGATGGTGCGGACCGTCTCGGGCGCGAACAGTGTGGCCCGCAGGTGCTCCTGCGCCCGGGCGTTCTTGATGAAGTCGACGCCCGCCGCCATCGGCCCGTGCAGGGTGACCAGGCCCAGCCGGGTGGCGAACGCCTCGTGCAGCGCGGTGACGTCGCTGAAGCCGACGAGCACCTTCGGGCCGGCCGCCCGCAGCGCGTCCCAGTCGAGCAGGTCGACCATCCGCTGCGCGCCGTATCCGCCGCGGGCGCACAGCACCGCGTCCACGGCCGGATCGCACCAGGCGGCCTGGAAGTCCGCCGCCCGGTCGGCGTCCGTGCCGGCCAGGTAGTCGAACCGGTCGTGCCGCGACAGCACGTGGGGTGCCGTCACCGGGTCGAGGTCCCAGCCGCGCAGCACGTCGAGACCGGCCTCCAGCCGCTCCTCCGGTACCGGTCCGCTGGGCGCGACGACCGCCACCCGGGCGCCGGGGGCGAGCCGGGCGGGTCGCAGGAGTTCCCTCACTTGGCCAGCTCCAGCGTGGGCACGTCGGCCCGGTCCAGCCCGAAGACCTGGGTGTACAGGGACAGTTCGGCCTCCAGGGCGCGGATCATGGTGTCCGCCCGCCGGAACCCGTGCCCCTCCCCCTCGAAGGCGATGTAGGCGTGCGGCACCCGCCGGCCCTCCATACGGGCCAGGAACCGTTCGCACTGCGCGGGCGGGCAGATCACGTCGTCCAGGCCCTGCAGCAGCAGGAACGGCGCGGTGATCCGCTCGGCGTGCTCGGACGGCGAGCGCTCCGTGTACCGTCCGGGCACCTCGGCGAGCGGCCCCACCAGGCTCTCCAGGTACTGGGACTCGAAGTCGTGCGTCTCCCCCGTCCCCCAGGCGGTGAGGTCGAGGATCGGGTAGATGATCGTGCCGCAGGCGTAGACGTCGGTCGTCGCCAGGGACGCCGCCGTGGTCCAGCCGCCGGCGCTGCCGCCGCGCACCGCGAGCCGCGAGCGGTCGGCGGTGCCTTCCTCGGCCAGGGCCAGCGCGACGGCCGCGCAGTCCTCGACGTCGACGACACCCCACTGCTCGCGCAGCCGGTCCCGGTAGGCGCGGCCGTACCCGGTGGAGCCGCCGTAGTTGACCTCGGCGACCCCGATGCCGCGCGAGGTGAAGTAGGCGATCTGGAGGTCCAGGACGAGCGGGGCGCGTCCGGTGGGGCCGCCGTGCGCCCACACGACGTACGGCGGCAGCTCGGCGCCGGGGGCCGTGCAGCCGGGGTTGTGCGGCGGGTAGACGTGCGCGTGGATCTCGCGCCCGTCCGGGCCGGTGAAGGTACGGATCTGCGGTTCCGGGTAGTACACCGGATCCACGGCGTCGTCGTGCTCGGCGCCGATCACCCGGGCCCGGCCGGTCCGGGTGTCCAGCTCCACCACCTCGTAGGCACTGCGGGGGCTGGCTCCGACGCCGACCACCCGCTCACCGTGCACCGCGAGGGTGGGCGCGAACTCGGTCCAGGGACCCGCGGTGTCGACGACCTCGCCGGTCTCCGGGTCCAGGATGCCGAGCGCGCTCGCGCCGCGCCCGTGCACCACGGCGACGAGTCCGCCGGCCAGCGGGGCGAACCAGCGGTGCCCCACCTTCCACAGCGGCCCGCCGAACTCCTCCTCGCGCGGGCACAGCGGGATGCCGTCCCGGTAGAGGTTCCACCAGCCGGTGCGGTCGCCGGCGTAGAGCAGGGAGCCGTCGGCGGCGAAGTCGACCTGGGCGATCGACTCCTCCGGTCCGCCGGCGACCGTCCGGGGCGTGCCGAGCGTGCCGTCGGACCCGACGTCGGCGAGCATCAGCTCCGTGCCGTCCCACGGCATCCGCGGATGGTCCCAGGCCAGCCAGGCCGCGCGCCGCCCGTCGGGCGACAGACGGGGGCCGGTGACGAAGCGGTGCCGGTCGTCGGTGAGTTCGCGCACGGCGTCCCGGTCCTCGGCGGCGGAGCCGTCGAGCGGCACCGCCGCCAGGACCCGCCGTACGTCGGTGGGTCCCTCGCCGGTGAACTCCTCCAGCACGCACCACACCTCGCCGCGTCCGGTCCGCAGCGTGGGATCGACCCAGCGCAGCCCGCCGCCGACCGGCGACACGGGCGTCAGCGGGCGCGGTTCGGTGCCCGGCTCGTACCGGTAGAGGCGCTGGTCGGGGAAGTGCACGAACACCACCAGCGGCCGGCCGTCGACGAGGTCGCCGGCCCACGGCTGCCCGCCGTACTCGATGACGCGGCTGCGCACGTTCCACGGCGCGGGCAGCACGGACTCCTCCGTGCCGTCGGCGTGCCGCCGCATCAGGGTGCGGCGGCCCTGCTCGGCGGGCCGCGGTTCGGTCCACCAGACCTCGTCGCCGACGAAGCCCACGTATTCGGGATGCCCGTCGTGCGCGGCGGCGAGGGCCGCGTCGATCGGCGAGGGCCAGGAACCGTACGCCAGGGTCTGCACCGTCTCCCCCATCGGTCAGGCGTTCCGCAGGAACCGGTCGAGGACGTTCACGCCGAAGTGGAGCGCCTCGACCGGGACGCGCTCGTCGACGCCGTGGAAGAGGGCCTGGTAGTCGAAGCCCTCCGGCAGTTTCAGCGGCGCGAATCCGTAGCCGGTGATGCCGAGCCGCGAGAACTGCTTGGCGTCGGTCCCGCCCGACATGCAGTACGGCACCACGTGCCCCTCGGGCGCGAACTCCTGCACGGCCGCCCGCATCCTCGCGAAGGTCGGCGAGTCGACCGGCGCCTGGAGGGCCACCTCGCGGTGCTCGAACTCCCACTCCACGTCCGGTCCGGTCAGCAGGTCGAGGGTGCTGCGGAACTCGTCCTCGCCGCCCGGCAGATAGCGTCCGTCCACATGGGCCACGGCCTCGCCCGGGATGACGTTGATC
Coding sequences:
- a CDS encoding NAD(P)/FAD-dependent oxidoreductase → MSRPRIVIVGAGFAGYRTARVLSRLARDRADVTLLNPTDYFLYLPLLPQVAAGILEPRRVTVSLTDTLPRVRLVLGEADGIDLDGRMVHYSDPEGGGGTLGYDRLVLAAGSVNKLLPIPGIAERAHGFRGLPEALYLRDHVTRQVELAAAEGNPAGCAARCTFVVVGAGYTGTEVAAHGQMFTDAQVRKHPLRQGMRPRWILLDVAPRVLPELDERLSRTADRVLRQRGVDVRMGTSVKEAVHGGVLLTDGQFVESRTLVWCVGVRPDPLVEALGQPLERGRLLVDPHLQVPGRPEVFACGDAAAVPDLERPGQYTPMTAQHAWRQGKVCAHNIAASFGDGERRAYRHRDLGFVVDLGGAKAAANPLGVPLSGLAAGAVTRGYHLAAMPGNRVRVAADWLLDAVLPRQAVQLGLVRAWSVPLDAAAPELPRTPTAAAGPGPGAADTGATALSARNQPGSGAAPQQAAPEPVRSPSAPDESHHLSPGPVKRNDIPAEGDR
- a CDS encoding phage holin family protein; amino-acid sequence: MNRLDQREHPDRRLADELAQVAREAIRDELRRQTREQRRTAALYAAAGAVALYAGAALALAVGLALAAGMPDWAAALITAVILGIAAHLLRGAARPAHGPGGDAAPTRREGAPGVGAYPPEPPTAPGVPTATGVPAGGPPPAPPAQRPASPAESDASGDARHRE
- a CDS encoding DUF5107 domain-containing protein, which produces MGSVTTIRRDTVTLPAADPGPDNPLPALRPLDEVHRIDDRDRDDLPRDMARQVGYEPLRSLLPVPVRDGYDRGRAPRTTPALVIENDRLRATVLPGLGGRLVSLVHKPSDRELLYRNPVFQPANFALNGAWFSGGVEWNIGATGHTTLSCSPLHAARVPAPDGGEMLRLWEWERLRDLPFQVDLWLPDGSDFLYVGVRIRNPHERPVPTYWWSNIAVPEDCRVLAPAHEAFHFGYERRLRRVPVPEYDGVDRTYPPNSTHPADYFYDLPEGQRPWIAALDGGGHGLVQTSTDVLRGRKLFVWGSGRGGRRWQEWLTEPGTGGYCEIQAGLARTQLEHVRLDAESDVSWLEAYGPLSTPPDGEWSAALREAGERLEALLPRETVDAAHRAWTPYADAEPVEILAAGSGWGALEVLRAGWKLPGTPFAEADLGEAQEPWLHLLRAGSVPEPRRVRPPGCTLVAPHWRDMLETAPATPLAEYHLGVAQWHAGDRAQAVRSWERALELAPSQWPLLRCLAVADREHGHHERAADRYAEAFDDLCRERRDDGELWTAATAALGREAVEALLAVGRTTDARAVWERLRPVTRARGRFRLLEAALLLAEGRREEARAVFDTGFEVADLREGDEAIGRLWERLDGGPLPARHDFRMRPPTT
- a CDS encoding arginase family protein, which encodes MRHTRNTVVIDAPSNLGLRPPAPGTVPGCYKLAGALRERRIVQRLNALEGGVVVPPRYDRGEWQPGDGVFNAAAIAAYTPRLADRIEHHVRAGDFPVVLGGDCSIQLGASLALRRIGRYGLAAVDASHDFRHPGNSDHVGAAGGEELALATGRGQSDLTDLEGLEPYLRDEDVRLFGIRDCFEDDVRELAALRIPVVTVGEIRRWGAETLARATADAFAVPQLNGFWVHLDADVLDPSVMPAVDSPDPDGLLPEELVALLRPLLAAPHCVGLNVTIYDPDLDPEGTAGELLADIVVDAFAQS
- a CDS encoding GNAT family N-acetyltransferase codes for the protein MPHTVSRHLAEGPRVGIRHFTHDDAAEFTECARGSRELHRPWLFPPESVEAYAGYADRLIQDPTKAGFLVCDRDTGALAGFININNIVGGAFQSGALGYGAFAHAAGRGLMREGLTLVVDHAFGPLRLHRLEINVQPANTASIALARACGFRLEGFSPDMLYIDGAWRDHERWALTTEMRARR
- a CDS encoding CocE/NonD family hydrolase; amino-acid sequence: MSRRAPRPRAVLAAVLGAVLAAPLALAGPAPATANGEYDVTALKFTVRAGGRTCTIDADLYRPAGVDSARPAPAVLATNGFGGSKDDGSTDAIGKAFARRGYVGLVYSGLGFGSSDCPISLDDPAVDGRAAAHLLDFLAGRRTADDGTGVDHVILDGPGDPRVGMIGGSYGGAIQLATASVDHRVDALVPMITWHDLAYSLVPNNAVGARDLPGAFKWQWTNGFYLAGESRPPLGPSLAPSRVRSLTCRHFVSDACDTIRTLNSGRYPADRSAGLLSYARKVSPVSYLHRVEAPTLLVQGQADTLFNLNEATATYRTLRAHGTPVKMIWQAGGHSGGVTDPAAGELDLRRGDLESSYVGRRILAWFDRHLHRRNVDTGPAFAYYRDWVRDPAGRYATAERLPAPGLKLYLSGDGTLVDHRAKAVRGSLSYTNRPTPTSHSETSVTGVLRLPDPAPYDTAGTYAGWTSQPLGRAVDVVGAPLATLKVLSPAAERTQGSGDAADRLVLFAKLYDVAPDGTATLAHRLIAPVRVPDVTEPFTVTLPGIVHRFGKGHRLRFVIAASDGAYLGNRGVKPVTVSVAPGNPGVLELPVVRH
- a CDS encoding S66 peptidase family protein, whose amino-acid sequence is MRELLRPARLAPGARVAVVAPSGPVPEERLEAGLDVLRGWDLDPVTAPHVLSRHDRFDYLAGTDADRAADFQAAWCDPAVDAVLCARGGYGAQRMVDLLDWDALRAAGPKVLVGFSDVTALHEAFATRLGLVTLHGPMAAGVDFIKNARAQEHLRATLFAPETVRTIASGGTALVPGRARGVTLGGCVSLLAADLGTPHARPGARGGLLMIEDVGEEAYRLDRILTQLLRAGWLDGVEGIALGSWHDCGPYEKLRPVLADRLGGLGIPVAEEFGFGHGEGALTIPFGVAAELDADAGTLTLSEPALR
- a CDS encoding prolyl oligopeptidase family serine peptidase, which encodes MGETVQTLAYGSWPSPIDAALAAAHDGHPEYVGFVGDEVWWTEPRPAEQGRRTLMRRHADGTEESVLPAPWNVRSRVIEYGGQPWAGDLVDGRPLVVFVHFPDQRLYRYEPGTEPRPLTPVSPVGGGLRWVDPTLRTGRGEVWCVLEEFTGEGPTDVRRVLAAVPLDGSAAEDRDAVRELTDDRHRFVTGPRLSPDGRRAAWLAWDHPRMPWDGTELMLADVGSDGTLGTPRTVAGGPEESIAQVDFAADGSLLYAGDRTGWWNLYRDGIPLCPREEEFGGPLWKVGHRWFAPLAGGLVAVVHGRGASALGILDPETGEVVDTAGPWTEFAPTLAVHGERVVGVGASPRSAYEVVELDTRTGRARVIGAEHDDAVDPVYYPEPQIRTFTGPDGREIHAHVYPPHNPGCTAPGAELPPYVVWAHGGPTGRAPLVLDLQIAYFTSRGIGVAEVNYGGSTGYGRAYRDRLREQWGVVDVEDCAAVALALAEEGTADRSRLAVRGGSAGGWTTAASLATTDVYACGTIIYPILDLTAWGTGETHDFESQYLESLVGPLAEVPGRYTERSPSEHAERITAPFLLLQGLDDVICPPAQCERFLARMEGRRVPHAYIAFEGEGHGFRRADTMIRALEAELSLYTQVFGLDRADVPTLELAK